A region from the Mya arenaria isolate MELC-2E11 chromosome 2, ASM2691426v1 genome encodes:
- the LOC128225068 gene encoding uncharacterized protein LOC128225068: MANLKNFISDNQGINWLKSHLSLKITRKCLIGLVDGEMQLLKDSYNKAQCTHGLAPSATCNQCCTENLLDCLPRYKCSVNRPCKLHQNAQQEACPKNICDDIRKNIEKEHRFNGPSWKNSDAKQWSTNHWQFAKCYMPPDGYAQVSSAAETDFNGIISVLINCLRFEGKFTFSLTTTPNVLTQARDIGKNMRHKKDMSVSNDELKETFQTLIALLNEPVFGQEGQNAVAQLQMLQNDGILIDVEAIIETINESKALAVEEVKSEANAAFIQKHKDLVEFIEREKKELQRTIDEKASCSDPHGQTHSYEERKSVLKDDLIYFYKEKYSSLPLGPQVEQYDPKMVDCYIAPKLTSVEIKERRMHENSPMSEEEIRKPSESFTEIFSENKHIYITGKAGFGKTAFCKFLTFIWCLTQMGDNEMISKFKLSGQRLYADMTAVLGKYEFVFLIPLRLTSEKLCEINDMVCKVLFPRLRQFKSFEFNIQLLENILIKEKCLIILDGLDEWKHPSFERLQCFSENLTVPHNQDQTLCSLLITARPWKLSEAEIKVSKINYFIEIENLDDKQINQLIVYMNGCLSEMSRTKKNVDEFFNRINTRKLKDLLSIPLVIIQMMCLWYDDKDIGQSRCEVYSNMVDFFLLKAKQKHKELANRVACVTESVCLPKCFAVQICHTFKGLVLKLGKLAFMAFFSDEASEQHAFPEDFVRNIIEDDSEREFAYETGLLSKMWIQSGFSYKTCKVSFLHSTYQEMLCAVYMAHIDCDSKEYIRMKEQYSKNINNAPIDFIVFLSGMSLPLARDASENMSKFSPHVLTSSNESKKVWLKDMRILGEIIFRSYEESKANGIQDGHILSLRHVVIECGLKISHPLIQFNRHKLVSLGYLYETGDPEEQSEFDDLSSIIKDSSSSLNTIGIHLLSGQSRALDPVSLSLCSKLHTLVLKNVELPGETLDLTVCEQLYDLNVKYVHSNKLKVIINPCKMYCCTLLNVGTACEPFALEFIGGKQFTSQLKELRLRNVRVVTEIDLNDTLVERLQLVNVSMNRVSIDSSCVEECGIGGYIGQSWNGIKYILDEVGKSTQLQALLIEDEISPENILLLQNIINSISGLKELSLNNIRYPEHFKVSNIPMNISKINLENVSFFNINEFTTLIDLINLKQGQISCIMKSCRVQEYGLLDKAILKREISIVDNRTYTFTNDATTFIVSSTT; this comes from the exons ATGGCTAACTTGAAAAATTTCATCAGTGACAACCAAGGTATCAATTGGTTAAAATCCCACTTGTCTTTGAAAATAACGAGAAAATGCCTCATTGGTTTGGTTGATGGTGAAATGCAATTACTAAAAGACTCGTATAATAAAGCACAATGCACACACGGCCTGGCACCAAGCGCTACATGCAATCAGTGTTGCACTGAAAACCTGTTGGATTGTTTGCCGAGATATAAATGCTCAGTTAACCGGCCTTGTAAACTTCATCAAAACGCCCAACAAGAAGCTTGTCCGAAGAATATCTGTGACGATATTCGGAAAAACATCGAAAAAGAGCATCGTTTTAATGGACCATCTTGGAAGAATTCGGACGCCAAACAATGGTCGACTAACCACTGGCAATTCGCCAAGTGTTACATGCCACCGGATGGTTATGCACAGGTTTCATCAGCCGCAGAAACCGATTTCAACGGAATTATAAGTGTTCTCATCAACTGCTTAAGATTTGAAGGAAAATTTACGTTTTCGTTGACTACAACTCCAAATGTTCTTACTCAg GCAAGGGACATCGGGAAAAACATGCGACACAAGAAAGATATGAGTGTTAGCAATGACGAACTAAAGGAAACCTTTCAAACTCTTATTGCATTACTAAATGAACCTGTCTTTGGGCAAGAAGGACAAAACGCCGTGGCTCAGTTGCAAATG CTTCAAAACGATGGAATTTTAATTGATGTGGAAGCGATCATTGAAACTATCAATGAGTCAAAAGCATTAGCCGTCGAAGAAGTGAAAAGTGAAGCAAATGCAGCATTTATCCAAAAGCACAAGGATCTTGTCGAGTTTATTGAACGAGAAAAAAAAGAGCTGCAAAGAACAATTGACGAAAAGGCCTCCTGTAGCGATCCTCATGGTCAGACACACAGCTATGAAGAGAGAAAATcag TTCTTAAGGATGATCTGATATACTTCTACAAAGAAAAATACTCTTCCCTACCGCTCGGCCCACAGGTCGAACAATATGACCCTAAAATGGTGGACTGCTATATTGCCCCGAAATTAACAAGTGTTGAGATCAAGGAAAGAAGAATGCATGAAAATTCTCCAATGTCAGAAGAAGAAATAAGGAAACCTTCAGAGTCATTTACagaaatattttcagaaaacaaacatatctatataaCAGGGAAAGCAGGGTTTGGGAAAACAgcattttgtaagtttttaacatttatttggtGCTTAACACAGATGGGGGATAatgaaatgatttcaaaattcaaattaagCGGACAGCGCTTATATGCTGATATGACAGCTGTTTTAGGAAAATATGAGTTTGTCTTTCTAATTCCGCTGCGTCTTACATCAGAAAAGCTTTGCGAAATCAATGACATGGTATGCAAAGTGCTATTCCCACGACTTCGACAGTTCAAGTCATTTGAGTTCAACATCCAActacttgaaaatattttgataaaggaaaagtgtttaattattttagacGGACTGGACGAATGGAAACACCCATCTTTTGAGAGGTTGCAGTGTTTTAGTGAAAATTTAACTGTACCACACAATCAAGACCAGACGTTGTGTTCGTTGCTTATAACAGCACGACCTTGGAAACTAAGCGAAGCTGAAATAAAGgtgtcaaaaataaattacttcatagaaattgaaaatttagatgataaacaaataaatcagtTGATAGTTTATATGAATGGTTGCTTGTCCGAGATGAGTCGAACAAAAAAGAACGTAGACGAATTCTTTAACCGCATAAACACACGCAAATTGAAAGACCTACTATCGATACCTCTTGTTATCATTCAAATGATGTGTCTTTGGTATGATGATAAAGATATAGGACAAAGTCGATGCGAAGTTTACAGTAATATGGTTGATTTTTTCCTCTTGAAAGCAAAGCAAAAACATAAAGAGTTGGCAAATAGAGTAGCTTGTGTGACAGAATCCGTATGTCTTCCAAAATGTTTTGCGGTACAGATTTGCCATACATTTAAAGGTCTGGTTCTAAAATTAGGAAAACTTGCCttcatggcatttttttctgatgaaGCTTCTGAACAACATGCATTTCCCGAAGACTTTGTACGCAATATTATTGAAGACGACTCAGAACGTGAGTTTGCGTACGAAACAGGGCTGTTATCTAAGATGTGGATTCAGTCAGGATTTTCATATAAGACATGCAAAGTGTCTTTCCTGCATTCTACTTATCAAGAAATGCTTTGCGCTGTTTATATGGCACATATAGACTGTGATAGCAAAGAATACATTCGTATGAAAGAGCAATATagcaaaaacatcaacaatgcACCCATTGACTTCATAGTATTTTTGAGTGGAATGTCATTGCCTTTAGCGCGAGACGCATCAGAAAACATGTCGAAATTTTCTCCACACGTATTGACATCATCAAATGAATCGAAGAAAGTTTGGCTTAAAGACATGCGGATTTTGGGAGAAATCATTTTCAGATCGTATGAGGAATCAAAAGCAAATGGAATACAAGACGGTCACATTCTTTCGTTGAGACATGTAGTCATAGAGTGTGGATTGAAAATAAGTCACCCACTTATTCAGTTCAACAGACATAAACTTGTATCACTAGGGTATTTGTACGAGACCGGCGACCCCGAAGAACAAAGTGAATTCGATGACCTCTCCTCAATCATAAAAGATTCTAGCTCGTCATTAAACACCATCGGTATACACCTTCTCAGTGGGCAAAGTCGTGCTCTAGATCCAGTGTCTTTATCATTGTGTAGCAAACTGCATACACTtgtgttaaaaaatgttgagtTGCCAGGAGAAACGCTTGATTTAACAGTATGTGAACAATTGTACgatttgaatgttaaatatgttcACAGCAATAAATTGAAAGTGATTATTAACCCATGCAAAATGTACTGCTGTACATTGCTTAACGTTGGCACTGCTTGTGAACCTTTTGCTTTGGAATTTATTGGAGGAAAACAGTTCACAAGTCAGCTGAAGGAATTGAGACTTAGAAACGTTAGAGTTGTAACAGAAATAGACTTAAACGACACACTTGTCGAGCGACTTCAGTTAGTTAATGTTTCAATGAATAGAGTGAGTATTGATTCAAGTTGTGTGGAAGAATGTGGTATTGGAGGTTACATAGGACAGTCGTGGAACGGTATAAAGTACATTTTGGATGAGGTCGGTAAATCAACACAATTGCAAGCTTTGTTAATAGAAGACGAAATTTCACCAGagaacattttgttattgcaaAACATAATCAATTCAATCAGCGGACTAAAAGAATTGTCATTGAATAACATAAGATACCCCGAACATTTCAAGGTATCTAACATTCCAATGAACATTTCCAAGATTAACTTggaaaatgtatcattttttaatataaacgaATTCACAACCCTTATAGATCTTATAAATCTAAAACAGGGGCAGATATCATGTATTATGAAATCATGTCGGGTTCAGGAATACGGCCTTCTCGATAAAGCAATTTTGAAACGCGAAATTTCAATCGTCGATAACAGGACATACACTTTTACAAACGACGCCACAACATTTATTGTGTCATCAACAACGTGA